A region of Puniceicoccus vermicola DNA encodes the following proteins:
- a CDS encoding SGNH/GDSL hydrolase family protein: protein MKKILFQGDSITHAHRRPEEVNPAFQLGGGFAFLVAARLSRDYSDNGWEFINQGECGHGVRDLVSRWEADALAHAPDVLSLLVGINDTVKAMRGHKGVDDVEFASAYRQLLEGFSSPPVSFLLEPFLLETGDVTSEWRSHIRPRQEAIRQIAEESGQVFVPLQERFDEVARTTPAERWLVDGFHPTHTGFQLIADAWLEAFSGRFPMLSALSEEADVVAR from the coding sequence ATGAAGAAAATTCTCTTTCAAGGTGACTCGATCACCCATGCCCATAGGCGGCCGGAGGAGGTCAATCCGGCGTTTCAATTGGGCGGGGGGTTTGCCTTTTTAGTGGCAGCCCGTCTGAGCCGGGATTATTCGGACAACGGTTGGGAGTTTATCAACCAGGGTGAGTGCGGGCACGGAGTCCGTGATTTGGTCAGTCGCTGGGAAGCGGACGCACTCGCACACGCGCCGGATGTCCTTTCTCTTCTCGTTGGGATCAACGATACGGTCAAGGCGATGCGGGGGCACAAGGGGGTGGATGATGTCGAGTTTGCGTCCGCGTATCGACAGCTCTTGGAGGGATTCTCTTCCCCTCCGGTCAGTTTCCTTTTGGAACCTTTTCTTCTGGAGACGGGCGATGTGACTTCGGAGTGGCGGAGTCATATTCGCCCCCGTCAGGAGGCGATCCGGCAGATAGCGGAGGAGAGCGGGCAGGTTTTTGTTCCTTTGCAGGAGCGCTTTGATGAGGTAGCCCGGACTACTCCGGCCGAAAGATGGCTCGTTGATGGTTTCCATCCGACCCACACCGGATTTCAATTGATCGCCGATGCTTGGTTGGAAGCTTTTTCCGGGCGGTTTCCCATGCTGTCGGCTCTTTCGGAAGAAGCCGACGTGGTCGCGCGATGA
- a CDS encoding sulfatase family protein, with translation MSRRPNILLINCDDLGYGDLGCYGSTVNQTPAVDRLAADGKRFTDFYMASSVCTPSRGAMLTGCYPRRIGFTEFDRAGVLFPGDSCGLHPDEITIGTLLNDAGYATALIGKWHCGDQPEFLPTRHGFDHYYGLPYSNDMARRHANPDGYVPLPLMRGEEVIQQQPDQTSLTERYVEESITFMREHRDEPFFLYFAHLHVHLPLLVSERFLKTSQNGPYGAAVECIDWATASLRAELESLGLLDNTIIIFTSDNGSRVSGEGGSNAPLRGTKAQNYEGGIRVPCIVRWPDHVPAGTTCSALTTAMDFLPTLAAAANTKPPEDRVIDGHDATPLWTAPGDDADSPYEAFFYYRRDEIHAVRKGSWKLHLRIHEGGGRCTDCQELYDLSRDIGETENLFESRPDKVEELMNAFRQGAKTIGDSRNGEPGQDIRPLGRVNNPKPLTVYDPEHPYIIALYDGKAG, from the coding sequence ATGAGCCGACGGCCCAACATCCTCCTCATCAACTGCGACGACCTCGGATATGGCGATCTAGGTTGCTATGGATCAACGGTGAACCAGACGCCCGCCGTGGATCGCCTGGCGGCGGATGGAAAGCGATTCACCGATTTTTACATGGCCTCGTCGGTGTGCACCCCCTCGCGCGGTGCCATGCTGACGGGCTGCTATCCTCGGCGAATCGGATTTACCGAATTCGACCGTGCGGGCGTGCTTTTCCCTGGTGACAGTTGCGGACTGCACCCCGACGAAATCACCATCGGCACGCTATTAAATGACGCCGGCTATGCCACTGCATTGATTGGCAAGTGGCACTGCGGTGATCAGCCGGAATTCCTGCCCACCCGCCACGGATTCGACCACTACTACGGCTTACCCTACAGCAACGACATGGCCCGTCGGCACGCTAACCCCGATGGATACGTACCGCTCCCTCTCATGCGCGGTGAAGAGGTTATCCAGCAGCAGCCCGATCAGACCAGCCTTACCGAACGCTACGTCGAAGAAAGTATTACCTTCATGCGTGAACATCGCGACGAGCCCTTCTTTCTCTATTTTGCCCACCTCCACGTCCATCTGCCGCTGCTCGTCAGCGAACGCTTTCTAAAAACCTCGCAGAACGGTCCCTATGGAGCAGCCGTGGAATGTATTGACTGGGCCACCGCCTCGCTCCGTGCCGAACTCGAGTCGCTCGGCCTGCTGGACAACACGATCATCATTTTTACCTCCGACAACGGTTCCCGGGTGAGCGGCGAAGGCGGAAGCAATGCCCCACTCCGCGGCACGAAAGCCCAAAACTACGAGGGGGGAATCCGCGTTCCCTGCATTGTCCGTTGGCCGGATCACGTCCCGGCGGGCACCACCTGCTCGGCACTCACGACGGCTATGGATTTCCTCCCCACACTGGCGGCCGCCGCCAACACCAAGCCACCGGAAGACCGGGTAATCGACGGCCACGATGCGACCCCACTCTGGACCGCTCCAGGCGACGATGCGGACTCGCCCTATGAAGCCTTTTTCTACTACCGACGGGACGAGATTCACGCCGTGCGCAAGGGATCCTGGAAGCTGCACCTACGCATCCACGAGGGAGGAGGTCGCTGCACCGACTGCCAGGAACTCTACGATCTCTCCCGCGACATTGGGGAAACCGAAAACCTCTTCGAGAGCCGTCCCGACAAAGTCGAGGAGCTGATGAATGCCTTCCGGCAGGGCGCGAAAACGATCGGGGACTCCCGCAACGGAGAACCCGGCCAAGACATCCGCCCGCTCGGCCGCGTGAACAATCCCAAACCCCTCACCGTATACGATCCCGAACACCCCTATATCATCGCCTTGTACGACGGCAAGGCCGGGTAA
- a CDS encoding polysaccharide deacetylase family protein: MNKMKVVQCWDDGVNDDIRLIEILRRHGAKASFNLNPATHQESRCGGMSERWKKRIERLSRGELNSVYEGFTIANHSMSHPRATGIPLEQWREEVVDARKMLQDWFQQPIRGFVYPYGNYDEATSEVVREAGHVYARTTQNATPCMPPADPMQFHPNCKFDHSSFWEIYERAKSSGGGVFYFWGHSFEMCREEEWADFDAKIARISADPEAEWAELPELFLSDSNRNL; this comes from the coding sequence ATGAATAAAATGAAGGTCGTGCAATGCTGGGATGATGGCGTCAATGACGACATCCGGTTGATTGAGATTCTCCGCCGCCATGGCGCGAAGGCTTCCTTTAACCTCAATCCGGCGACCCACCAAGAGAGTCGGTGTGGCGGAATGAGCGAAAGATGGAAGAAGCGCATCGAGCGACTCAGCCGTGGAGAGTTGAATTCCGTCTATGAGGGTTTCACGATCGCGAACCATTCGATGTCCCACCCCCGCGCCACGGGTATCCCGCTGGAGCAATGGCGGGAAGAAGTCGTGGATGCCCGGAAGATGCTGCAGGATTGGTTTCAGCAGCCTATTCGGGGGTTTGTCTACCCTTATGGCAATTACGACGAGGCGACTTCGGAAGTGGTGCGCGAAGCGGGGCACGTTTATGCCCGCACCACTCAAAACGCGACTCCTTGCATGCCGCCCGCGGATCCAATGCAATTTCATCCGAACTGCAAGTTCGACCATTCGAGTTTCTGGGAGATTTACGAGCGGGCGAAGTCTTCCGGGGGCGGTGTCTTCTATTTTTGGGGGCACAGTTTTGAGATGTGCCGGGAAGAGGAATGGGCAGACTTTGATGCCAAAATCGCCCGGATCTCGGCTGATCCGGAGGCGGAGTGGGCGGAGCTGCCGGAGTTGTTTTTGTCGGATTCTAATCGTAATCTCTAA